In the genome of Bradyrhizobium arachidis, one region contains:
- a CDS encoding disulfide bond formation protein B: MGATEVSGRRSVGAILNMLGLLGISLILAVAFFYQLALGELPCPLCLLQRAGFIAIGMGFLFNMRLGERPSHYAMILIASLVTGFISMRQVSLHLAPGDPGYGSTLLGLHFYTWALIAAVGIVCYVALVFVLKDVTDDRDGAVPLNGPASNAVFAIFAVLVAANLLSTVLECGAGQCDDNPVRYLLLK; the protein is encoded by the coding sequence ATGGGCGCGACAGAGGTGAGCGGACGGCGGTCGGTCGGGGCGATCCTGAATATGCTGGGGCTGCTCGGGATCTCGCTGATCCTGGCTGTCGCATTCTTCTATCAGCTTGCGCTTGGCGAGTTGCCCTGTCCGCTCTGCCTGCTGCAACGGGCCGGGTTCATCGCGATCGGCATGGGATTCCTGTTCAACATGCGTCTCGGCGAGCGTCCGTCGCACTATGCGATGATCCTCATTGCGAGCCTCGTTACCGGCTTCATTTCGATGCGGCAGGTGTCGCTGCATCTCGCGCCCGGCGATCCCGGCTACGGTTCGACGCTGCTGGGCTTGCATTTCTACACCTGGGCGCTGATCGCGGCGGTCGGAATCGTCTGCTATGTCGCGCTCGTCTTCGTCCTGAAGGACGTGACGGACGACCGCGATGGCGCCGTGCCTCTGAACGGTCCGGCATCGAACGCGGTGTTCGCGATCTTCGCAGTTCTGGTTGCCGCAAATCTGCTGTCGACCGTGCTGGAGTGCGGAGCAGGGCAGTGTGACGACAACCCGGTCCGCTATCTCCTGCTCAAGTGA
- a CDS encoding LysR family transcriptional regulator yields the protein MKEIDHLALDGHALELFLSVLEEGSVTAAATRLGLTQSAVSHGLNKLRRIAGDPLFAKSGRGIVATAHAQALAAKARALIDEMRSFAGGVSFTPATAQLSLTIAANDFQRDLLLPRFFDHVAGQVKGLNLRVIPSQSPSPAMLRENRCDLLITPLPPSGIDIVQKRLLSDHYVCYFDPRARTAPSGRSAYLAARHITVVYTDNERLDFDRRLAASGFHRDIAISVPSFSGVPSFLRGSQMLASMPSLLASGVMHGFAQTRIPLASRTRTLAELPMFMVWHQRYQKDPAHRWVRTQLEIVATTAAGG from the coding sequence ATGAAAGAAATCGATCATTTGGCGCTCGACGGCCACGCCCTCGAGCTGTTCCTCTCCGTGCTGGAGGAAGGTTCGGTCACGGCGGCGGCGACGCGGCTCGGCCTGACGCAGTCGGCCGTCAGCCACGGCCTGAACAAGCTGCGGCGGATCGCGGGCGATCCGCTGTTCGCCAAGTCCGGCCGCGGCATCGTCGCCACCGCGCACGCGCAGGCACTGGCCGCCAAGGCGCGCGCCCTGATCGACGAGATGCGCAGCTTTGCCGGCGGCGTCAGCTTCACCCCGGCCACGGCGCAGCTCTCGCTGACGATCGCCGCCAACGATTTCCAGCGCGACCTGCTGCTGCCGCGGTTCTTCGATCATGTTGCGGGACAGGTAAAGGGCCTGAACCTGCGCGTGATCCCCTCGCAATCGCCCTCGCCCGCGATGCTGCGCGAAAACCGCTGCGATCTTCTGATCACGCCGCTGCCGCCGTCGGGCATCGACATCGTGCAGAAACGCCTGCTGAGCGATCACTATGTCTGCTATTTCGATCCCAGGGCGCGCACTGCTCCGTCCGGCCGCAGCGCCTATCTGGCGGCGCGCCACATCACCGTGGTCTACACCGACAATGAGCGGCTCGACTTCGACCGCCGGCTGGCCGCAAGCGGATTCCACCGCGACATCGCGATCTCCGTGCCGAGCTTCTCCGGCGTGCCATCCTTCCTGCGCGGATCGCAGATGCTGGCGAGCATGCCGAGCCTGCTCGCTTCCGGCGTGATGCACGGTTTCGCGCAAACGCGGATTCCGCTGGCCTCGCGCACGCGAACGCTCGCCGAGTTGCCGATGTTCATGGTCTGGCACCAGCGCTACCAGAAAGACCCGGCCCACCGATGGGTCAGGACTCAGCTCGAGATTGTCGCAACGACGGCAGCCGGCGGCTGA
- a CDS encoding GGDEF domain-containing protein: MFRRTASSTKGHSFLHVIKLVSPFVMVVVLQAAIAGFSLEVMSSVRAYVAGEALWSRSQKNAVYFLNLYLHSGKASQFTQYQASLAVPIGDEFARWALERDPIDVEAARIGFLQGGNHPDDVPGLIWLFRYFNGVSFLQEAIREWAATDPMLLELSVFGEVIRSELESGPVQDKDRLQFLSSRLSDLNAQFTVHANRFSTVLGEGSRAIKVTLTCINIVTAVMLIVLLVWHTRRLVLQRQAFEDALHAEKERLAFQASHDWLTGLSNRRAFEARLQSELDNTAAGSLALILLDLDQFKSVNDSCGHLAGDRLLCQVSQLLQQDRRRHDLVARLGGDEFGLILPQCSPANAVDIAERLRRSLEMFSFAWDDRCFTVTASVGVTCIADRDTTLEDAMRRADAACYRAKEKGRNRVQVDSAKADVVLVASRPREVVRA; encoded by the coding sequence GTGTTTCGCAGAACAGCGTCTTCGACGAAGGGACACAGCTTCCTTCATGTCATCAAGCTCGTCTCGCCTTTCGTCATGGTCGTCGTGCTCCAGGCGGCGATCGCGGGATTCAGTCTCGAAGTGATGTCGTCGGTCCGCGCCTATGTCGCGGGCGAAGCGTTGTGGTCGCGCTCGCAGAAGAACGCCGTCTATTTCCTCAATCTCTATCTGCATTCGGGCAAGGCCAGCCAGTTCACGCAATACCAGGCCTCGCTCGCCGTTCCGATCGGCGACGAGTTCGCACGCTGGGCGCTCGAGCGCGATCCGATCGACGTCGAGGCCGCCCGCATCGGGTTTCTGCAAGGCGGCAACCATCCCGACGATGTTCCGGGCTTGATCTGGCTGTTTCGCTACTTCAATGGCGTCAGCTTCCTCCAGGAGGCGATCCGCGAGTGGGCCGCGACCGACCCCATGCTGCTGGAGCTGAGCGTGTTCGGCGAGGTGATCCGGTCCGAGCTGGAGAGCGGCCCGGTTCAGGACAAGGACCGCCTGCAATTCCTGTCGTCGCGGCTCTCGGACCTCAACGCTCAATTCACGGTGCATGCCAATCGCTTCTCCACCGTGCTCGGCGAAGGCTCCCGCGCCATCAAGGTGACGCTGACTTGCATCAACATCGTCACTGCGGTGATGCTGATCGTGCTCCTGGTCTGGCACACGCGGCGATTGGTGCTGCAACGACAGGCATTCGAGGACGCCTTGCATGCCGAGAAGGAGCGCCTCGCCTTTCAGGCTTCGCACGACTGGCTGACCGGCCTTTCCAACCGCCGCGCCTTCGAAGCGCGCCTGCAAAGCGAGCTGGACAACACCGCGGCGGGTTCGCTCGCATTGATCCTGCTCGACCTCGACCAGTTCAAGAGCGTCAACGACAGCTGCGGCCATCTCGCCGGCGACCGCCTGCTTTGCCAGGTTTCGCAGCTGCTGCAACAGGATCGGCGGCGGCATGATCTGGTGGCCCGGCTCGGCGGCGACGAATTCGGCCTGATCCTGCCGCAGTGCTCGCCCGCGAACGCCGTCGATATCGCCGAACGGTTGCGCCGGTCGCTCGAGATGTTCAGCTTCGCCTGGGACGATCGTTGCTTTACTGTGACCGCGAGCGTCGGCGTCACCTGCATTGCCGATCGCGACACCACGCTCGAAGACGCGATGCGGCGCGCGGACGCCGCCTGCTATCGCGCCAAGGAAAAGGGACGCAACCGGGTCCAGGTCGACAGTGCGAAAGCGGACGTCGTCCTCGTTGCGTCCCGGCCGCGCGAGGTTGTCCGCGCCTGA
- a CDS encoding DUF5993 family protein, translating into MYMFLPFLLALAGCASVWRSRAGLSYALWSATMVVAIAWFFHHATDPLKFSF; encoded by the coding sequence ATGTACATGTTTCTGCCCTTTCTGCTGGCGCTCGCAGGCTGCGCGTCGGTCTGGCGTTCGCGCGCGGGGCTGAGCTATGCGCTCTGGAGCGCAACCATGGTCGTCGCCATCGCATGGTTCTTCCACCACGCGACCGATCCGCTGAAATTCTCGTTCTGA
- the tcuB gene encoding tricarballylate utilization 4Fe-4S protein TcuB — MHGTRILDEADRLMTVCNSCRYCEGLCAVFPAMEMRRAFSDGDLNYLANLCHSCGACYVDCQFSPPHEFNVNVPKTLAVARAESYAAYAWPQALSGAFARNGLVISIIAALSMAAFILGFAALNDRSVLFGIHTGPGAFYKLMPHNAMAALFSAAFLYAILALVMSVRAFWRDIGSPIGGRAEGGSIFQAVRDAGELRYLHGGGVGCYNEDDKPTDRRKLYHHLTFYGFLLCFAATSVATLYHYLLGREAPYPWWDLPVVLGTLGGIGLIVGPIGLFTAKTQRDPALLDENRYGMDVGFIAMLLLTGLTGMLLLVLRETSAMGPLLALHLGAVFALFITMPYGKFVHGIYRFVALVRYAQERRSEAGS; from the coding sequence ATGCACGGAACCAGAATTCTGGACGAGGCCGACCGTCTGATGACGGTCTGCAATTCCTGCCGCTACTGCGAGGGTCTTTGCGCGGTGTTTCCGGCGATGGAGATGCGTCGCGCCTTCTCTGATGGCGACCTCAACTACCTCGCCAACCTCTGCCATTCGTGCGGCGCCTGCTACGTCGATTGCCAGTTCTCGCCGCCGCACGAGTTCAACGTCAACGTCCCCAAGACGCTGGCGGTTGCGCGTGCCGAATCCTATGCGGCCTATGCCTGGCCGCAGGCGCTGTCCGGAGCGTTCGCGCGCAACGGTCTCGTCATCAGCATCATCGCCGCGCTCAGCATGGCAGCCTTCATCCTCGGCTTCGCAGCCCTGAACGACCGCAGCGTGTTGTTCGGCATCCACACCGGCCCCGGGGCGTTCTACAAATTGATGCCGCACAATGCGATGGCCGCCTTGTTCAGCGCCGCCTTCCTCTATGCCATCCTGGCCCTCGTCATGAGCGTGCGTGCGTTCTGGCGCGACATCGGCTCACCCATCGGCGGCCGCGCCGAAGGCGGCTCCATCTTCCAGGCGGTCCGCGACGCCGGCGAGCTGCGCTATCTCCATGGCGGCGGCGTTGGTTGCTACAATGAGGACGACAAGCCGACTGACCGGCGCAAGCTGTATCACCATCTGACGTTCTACGGCTTCCTGCTGTGCTTTGCCGCGACCTCGGTGGCCACGCTGTACCACTATCTGCTCGGCCGCGAGGCGCCGTATCCGTGGTGGGATCTGCCCGTGGTGCTCGGCACGCTCGGTGGCATCGGCCTCATTGTCGGTCCGATCGGCCTGTTCACGGCCAAGACCCAGCGCGATCCGGCATTGCTCGACGAGAACCGTTACGGCATGGATGTCGGCTTCATCGCCATGCTGTTGCTGACCGGCCTTACCGGCATGCTGCTTCTCGTCCTACGCGAGACCTCTGCCATGGGGCCGCTGCTGGCGCTGCATCTTGGCGCGGTGTTCGCGCTGTTCATCACCATGCCCTATGGCAAGTTCGTGCACGGCATCTATCGCTTCGTGGCCCTGGTGCGTTATGCGCAGGAGCGGCGCAGCGAAGCCGGCTCTTGA
- a CDS encoding esterase — MSRLAIASTAALLMIGHARAAEPITLRDMGSFHVGGRLVEISGKPVREVVFAPGGVPAKVDPNGTYQVEQMYVQYFLPANEKGAYPLLMWHGGGLTGVTYETTPDGREGWLNYFLRKGWAVYNSDAVERGRAGWAQYPDIFKGEPVFLTTANPFERFRIGDGPNSYDPDPAKRKVLPGNQFPVEGYENFVKQNVPRWTTTDDATIAAYIAEIDRVGPSVILFHSQAGTFGFKVAQARPDKVKALIAIEPAGIGDLAKAAVLKNIPTLIIYGDYIERDSRWPKIRANGIAFADAIKAAGGSVDIVDLPQAGIKGNSHMVMMDKNNLEVAGLIQKWLEAKGLTK, encoded by the coding sequence ATGTCACGCCTTGCCATTGCTTCGACCGCGGCGTTGCTGATGATCGGCCACGCCCGCGCCGCCGAGCCGATCACCCTGCGCGACATGGGCTCGTTCCATGTCGGCGGGCGTCTCGTCGAAATCTCCGGCAAGCCGGTGAGGGAGGTTGTGTTTGCGCCTGGCGGCGTGCCGGCCAAGGTCGATCCCAACGGCACCTATCAGGTCGAGCAGATGTACGTGCAGTATTTCCTGCCGGCCAACGAGAAGGGCGCATACCCGCTGCTGATGTGGCACGGCGGTGGACTGACCGGCGTCACCTACGAGACGACACCCGACGGACGCGAAGGCTGGCTGAACTATTTCCTGCGCAAGGGATGGGCTGTCTACAATTCAGACGCGGTGGAGCGCGGACGCGCGGGCTGGGCGCAGTACCCCGACATCTTCAAAGGCGAGCCGGTCTTCCTGACCACGGCCAATCCGTTCGAGCGCTTCCGCATCGGCGATGGGCCAAACTCCTACGATCCCGATCCTGCGAAGCGGAAAGTGCTGCCGGGCAACCAGTTTCCCGTCGAGGGCTACGAGAATTTCGTCAAGCAGAACGTGCCGCGCTGGACCACGACGGATGATGCGACCATCGCCGCTTATATTGCCGAGATCGATCGCGTCGGCCCATCGGTGATCCTGTTCCACAGCCAGGCCGGCACCTTCGGTTTCAAGGTCGCGCAGGCCCGGCCCGACAAGGTCAAGGCGCTGATCGCGATCGAGCCGGCCGGCATCGGCGATCTCGCCAAGGCGGCTGTGCTGAAGAACATCCCGACCCTGATCATCTATGGCGACTATATCGAGCGCGACTCGCGCTGGCCAAAAATCCGCGCCAACGGCATCGCCTTCGCGGATGCCATCAAGGCGGCCGGAGGCAGCGTTGACATCGTCGACCTCCCACAAGCCGGCATCAAGGGCAATTCCCACATGGTGATGATGGACAAGAACAACCTCGAGGTCGCAGGCCTGATCCAGAAATGGCTCGAGGCCAAGGGCCTGACGAAGTAA
- a CDS encoding acyl-[ACP]--phospholipid O-acyltransferase produces MIRDLMSSRRFAPLFWAQFFSALNDNVLKNALVIILLYSAATGHGDALVTVAGAVFIFPYFILSGLGGQLADKYVKSVVARRLKFAEIFAAAFAAAGFFLHSVPLLFAALALFGIIAALFGPVKYSMLPDQLELGELATGNALVEGATFMAILLGTVAGGQFVAGSAHMGWVASAVVVLALLSWAFASRIPATTPSAPDLPVNANPWTSTLSLLRTLHADHRLWDGTVIVSWFWLVGAIVLSLLPALIKEVVGGTEGVVTLCLAVFAIGIAIGSLFAASLSHVRPNLALVPIGAIIMGCAGLDLAWAIAVTAKGQDITAASFATSFAGLRMLADFVAFAFGGGLFVVPSFAAVQAWSAPNERARIIAAGNVLQAAFMVVGSLFVALLQAGGLHVGWIFFGLGIASFGAVWFVLNKWGKEGVRDFGSLLFRALFRTEVRGLENLPPPGTRMLIAPNHVSLIDGPLLHAVLPIDASFAVDTGISKAWWAKPFLRVVKHYTMDPTKPLAARDLIKLVAAGEPVVIFPEGRITVSGSLMKVYDGTAMIADKADAVVVPVRIEGAQRSHLSYLNGSQIKRSWFPRVTVTILPPVKLPIDEQLKGKARRNAAGAALQDVMIDAMVKNAMLDHTLFEALGHAYRDRDTGKVIIEDALGTTLTYRKLILGAQVLSSKLEAGTSAGENVGVLLPNSAGVAVVFMALQSIGRVPAMLNFSAGPVNVLAAMKAAQVKTVLTSKAFIEKGKLDKLMTAISAEARVVYLEDVRASIGTADKIKGLLAGTAPRVARQANDPAVVLFTSGSEGTPKGVVLSHRNILANAAQALARVDANANDKVFNVLPVFHSFGLTGGMMMPLLAGIPIYMYPSPLHYRIVPELIYQTGATILFGTDTFLTGYARSAHAYDFRTLRLVIAGAEAVKDRTRQVFMERYGIRILEGYGVTETAPVLAMNTPMANRPGTVGRLSPLMESRLDPVPGIEEGGRLSVRGPNVMLGYLRAENPGVLEKLAEGWHDTGDIVAIDSAGFITIKGRAKRFAKIAGEMVSLSAVEAIATTLWPQAASVAVSIPDQRKGERIVLLTTEKSAERSAMQAQAKTIGASELTVPATIMVVDKVPLLGTGKTDYVTATTMAREQAPAPEREVA; encoded by the coding sequence ATGATCAGGGATTTGATGTCGTCACGCCGCTTTGCGCCGCTGTTCTGGGCGCAGTTCTTCTCGGCGCTCAATGACAACGTGCTCAAGAACGCACTCGTCATCATCCTGCTTTACAGCGCCGCAACCGGCCACGGCGATGCCCTGGTGACGGTGGCAGGCGCCGTCTTCATCTTCCCCTATTTCATCCTGTCCGGGCTCGGCGGCCAGCTCGCTGACAAATACGTCAAATCCGTCGTCGCAAGGCGGCTCAAATTCGCCGAGATCTTCGCCGCGGCCTTTGCCGCCGCCGGCTTCTTCCTGCATTCGGTGCCCCTGCTGTTCGCAGCGCTGGCGCTGTTCGGCATCATCGCCGCCCTCTTCGGCCCCGTGAAATATTCGATGCTGCCGGACCAGCTCGAGCTCGGCGAGCTCGCGACCGGCAACGCGCTGGTCGAAGGCGCGACCTTCATGGCCATCCTGCTCGGCACCGTCGCCGGCGGCCAGTTCGTCGCCGGCTCCGCGCACATGGGCTGGGTCGCATCGGCCGTGGTCGTGCTGGCGCTGTTGTCCTGGGCCTTCGCCTCGCGCATTCCCGCGACCACGCCGTCCGCGCCCGATTTGCCCGTCAACGCCAATCCCTGGACCTCGACGCTGAGCCTGCTGAGGACGCTGCACGCCGACCACCGGCTGTGGGACGGCACCGTGATCGTCTCCTGGTTCTGGCTGGTGGGCGCCATCGTGCTGTCGCTGCTGCCGGCCCTGATCAAGGAGGTCGTCGGTGGCACCGAGGGCGTGGTGACGCTGTGCCTTGCGGTCTTCGCGATCGGCATCGCCATCGGCTCGCTGTTCGCGGCCAGCCTGAGCCACGTTCGCCCGAATCTCGCGCTGGTGCCGATCGGCGCCATCATCATGGGCTGCGCCGGCCTCGACCTCGCCTGGGCCATCGCCGTGACCGCCAAGGGTCAGGACATCACCGCGGCCAGCTTCGCGACCTCGTTCGCCGGCCTGCGTATGCTCGCCGACTTCGTCGCCTTCGCCTTCGGCGGCGGCCTGTTCGTCGTTCCCTCCTTCGCCGCCGTGCAGGCCTGGTCGGCACCGAACGAGCGCGCCCGCATCATCGCTGCCGGCAACGTGCTGCAGGCCGCCTTCATGGTGGTCGGCTCGCTGTTCGTCGCGCTGCTCCAGGCGGGCGGGCTGCATGTCGGCTGGATCTTTTTCGGCCTCGGCATCGCCAGCTTCGGCGCGGTGTGGTTCGTGCTCAATAAATGGGGCAAGGAAGGCGTGCGCGACTTCGGCTCGCTCTTGTTCCGCGCACTGTTCCGCACCGAGGTTCGCGGGCTCGAGAACCTGCCGCCTCCCGGCACGCGGATGCTGATCGCGCCGAACCATGTCAGCCTGATCGACGGCCCGCTGCTGCACGCCGTGCTGCCGATCGACGCGAGCTTCGCGGTCGATACCGGCATCTCCAAGGCCTGGTGGGCCAAGCCCTTCCTGCGCGTGGTCAAGCACTACACCATGGACCCGACCAAGCCGCTCGCCGCACGCGACCTGATCAAGCTGGTCGCCGCCGGCGAACCGGTGGTGATCTTCCCGGAGGGACGCATCACCGTCTCCGGCTCGCTGATGAAGGTCTATGACGGCACCGCGATGATCGCCGACAAGGCCGACGCCGTGGTCGTGCCGGTCCGCATCGAGGGCGCGCAGCGCTCGCATCTCAGCTACCTCAACGGCAGCCAGATCAAGCGTTCGTGGTTCCCGCGCGTGACGGTCACGATCCTGCCGCCGGTCAAGCTCCCGATCGATGAACAGCTGAAGGGCAAGGCACGCCGCAATGCCGCGGGCGCCGCGCTCCAAGACGTGATGATCGATGCGATGGTCAAGAATGCCATGCTCGATCACACCCTGTTCGAAGCGCTCGGCCACGCCTATCGCGACCGCGACACCGGCAAGGTCATCATCGAGGATGCGCTCGGCACCACGCTGACCTATCGCAAGCTGATCCTCGGCGCGCAGGTGCTGAGCAGCAAGCTCGAAGCCGGCACGTCGGCCGGCGAGAATGTCGGCGTGCTGCTGCCGAATTCGGCGGGCGTTGCTGTCGTGTTCATGGCGCTGCAGAGCATCGGCCGCGTCCCGGCGATGCTCAACTTCTCCGCCGGCCCGGTCAACGTCCTCGCCGCCATGAAGGCCGCGCAGGTCAAGACCGTGCTGACCTCGAAAGCCTTCATCGAGAAGGGCAAGCTCGACAAGCTGATGACCGCGATCTCCGCGGAAGCGCGCGTGGTCTATCTCGAGGACGTCCGCGCCTCGATTGGCACGGCCGACAAGATCAAGGGCCTGCTCGCCGGCACCGCGCCGCGCGTCGCCCGTCAGGCAAACGATCCGGCCGTGGTGCTGTTCACGTCGGGCTCGGAAGGCACGCCCAAGGGCGTGGTGCTGTCCCATCGCAACATCCTCGCCAACGCCGCGCAGGCGCTGGCGCGGGTCGATGCCAACGCCAACGACAAGGTGTTCAACGTGCTGCCGGTGTTCCACTCCTTTGGGCTCACTGGCGGAATGATGATGCCGCTGCTCGCGGGCATTCCGATCTACATGTACCCTTCTCCGCTGCACTACCGCATCGTGCCCGAGCTGATCTACCAGACCGGCGCCACGATCCTGTTCGGCACCGATACGTTCCTCACCGGCTATGCGCGCTCGGCGCATGCCTACGACTTCCGCACGCTGCGCCTCGTGATCGCCGGCGCCGAGGCGGTCAAGGACCGCACGCGCCAGGTGTTCATGGAGCGCTACGGCATCCGCATCCTCGAAGGCTATGGCGTCACCGAGACGGCGCCGGTGCTGGCAATGAACACGCCGATGGCCAACCGTCCCGGCACCGTCGGCCGCCTGTCGCCGCTGATGGAAAGCCGCCTCGATCCGGTCCCCGGCATCGAGGAAGGCGGACGTCTCTCGGTGCGCGGACCGAACGTGATGCTCGGATACTTGCGGGCCGAAAATCCCGGCGTGCTCGAAAAGCTCGCCGAGGGCTGGCACGACACCGGCGACATCGTGGCCATCGACTCCGCCGGCTTCATCACCATCAAGGGCCGCGCGAAGCGCTTTGCCAAGATCGCGGGCGAAATGGTCTCGCTGTCGGCGGTCGAGGCCATCGCGACGACGCTGTGGCCGCAGGCCGCCTCGGTCGCGGTGTCGATCCCCGACCAGCGCAAGGGCGAACGCATCGTGCTGCTGACCACGGAGAAGAGCGCCGAGCGCAGCGCGATGCAGGCCCAGGCCAAGACGATCGGCGCCTCCGAGCTGACCGTTCCCGCGACGATCATGGTGGTCGACAAGGTACCGCTGCTCGGCACCGGCAAGACCGACTATGTCACCGCAACGACGATGGCCCGCGAGCAGGCGCCCGCGCCGGAGCGCGAGGTGGCGTGA
- the pncB gene encoding nicotinate phosphoribosyltransferase: MTVTDIASRTYNHSWRLDPIIRSLLDTDFYKLLMLQMIREDYPDQQVTFSVINRSRHVRLAETIDEGELRAQLDHARTIRFTKKELIWLAGNTFYGKTHMFSADFIRWLAEFRLPEYELRKVEGQYELHFHGPWTHTTMWEIPALAILNELRSRSAMKGRGRFELDVLYARAKAKLWTKVERLRKLENLRLSDFGTRRRHGFLWQRWCVEAVKEGLGSSFIGTSNVLLAMDNDLEAIGTNAHELPMVAAALAKDDEELRWAPYRILDQWRQTYGGNLLIALPDAFGTKAFLRDAPEWVADWTGFRPDSAPPIQAGEEIIKWWEKKGRNPKDKLLVFSDAMDVGSIEETYHHFAGRVRLSFGWGTNLTNDFVGCTPDGSFNLDPISLVCKVSSVDGHPAVKLSDNPEKATGMPSEIDRYLRVFGDAGRVRKPVLV; this comes from the coding sequence ATGACAGTGACCGACATTGCGAGCCGAACCTACAATCACAGCTGGCGGCTGGATCCCATCATCCGCAGCCTGCTGGATACCGACTTCTATAAGCTATTGATGTTGCAGATGATTCGGGAAGATTACCCGGATCAGCAGGTGACCTTCTCGGTCATCAACCGGTCGCGCCATGTGCGGCTCGCCGAGACCATCGATGAGGGTGAGCTGCGCGCCCAGCTCGACCATGCCCGCACCATCCGCTTCACCAAGAAGGAGCTGATCTGGCTCGCCGGTAACACATTCTACGGCAAGACCCACATGTTCTCGGCGGACTTCATCCGCTGGCTCGCCGAATTCCGCCTTCCCGAATACGAGCTGCGCAAGGTCGAGGGTCAATACGAGCTGCATTTCCACGGACCCTGGACCCACACCACGATGTGGGAGATCCCGGCGCTCGCCATCCTCAACGAATTGCGCTCCCGTTCGGCGATGAAGGGCCGCGGCCGTTTCGAGCTCGACGTGCTGTATGCCCGCGCCAAGGCCAAGCTGTGGACCAAGGTGGAGCGGCTGCGCAAGCTGGAGAATTTGCGGTTGTCGGACTTCGGCACCCGCCGCCGCCACGGCTTCCTGTGGCAGCGCTGGTGTGTCGAGGCAGTGAAGGAAGGCCTGGGCTCGTCCTTTATCGGCACCTCCAACGTGCTGCTCGCGATGGATAACGATCTCGAAGCCATCGGCACCAACGCGCACGAGCTGCCGATGGTCGCGGCAGCGCTCGCCAAGGACGACGAGGAATTGCGCTGGGCGCCCTATCGCATTCTCGACCAGTGGCGCCAGACCTATGGCGGCAATCTGCTGATCGCGCTGCCCGACGCCTTCGGCACCAAGGCGTTCCTGCGCGATGCGCCGGAATGGGTCGCCGACTGGACCGGCTTCCGTCCCGACAGCGCGCCGCCGATCCAGGCCGGCGAAGAGATCATCAAATGGTGGGAGAAGAAGGGACGCAATCCCAAGGACAAGCTGCTCGTCTTCTCCGACGCCATGGATGTCGGCTCGATCGAGGAGACCTATCACCATTTCGCCGGCCGCGTGCGGCTCTCCTTCGGCTGGGGCACCAATCTCACCAACGACTTCGTCGGCTGCACGCCGGACGGCTCGTTCAACCTCGATCCGATCTCGCTGGTCTGCAAGGTGTCGTCGGTCGACGGCCATCCGGCCGTCAAGCTCTCCGACAATCCGGAGAAGGCGACCGGAATGCCCTCCGAGATCGATCGGTACTTGCGCGTCTTCGGTGACGCCGGTCGCGTGCGCAAGCCGGTGCTGGTCTAG
- a CDS encoding TetR/AcrR family transcriptional regulator: MNNVQEESLRDQKKNRRRLQILEIARSIIATKGLRSLKVRDVAEAAGCSVGSVYNEFGDFDGVILTVNRETVQALTLRLQGVPAEDPVRQLYGLAETYLDFFAEHANLLRSLFEHRMEDDRPYPDDILQMVMDAFALMHPPLVRVLPDADDVKIALLSRTLFSAVHGIISLGLEERMVAVPSQMLRQQVEQFLDAHLAGLGIPSRR, from the coding sequence ATGAACAATGTTCAAGAAGAATCGCTGCGAGACCAGAAAAAAAATCGGCGGCGGCTCCAGATCCTGGAGATCGCCCGCAGCATTATCGCGACTAAGGGATTGAGATCATTGAAGGTTCGGGACGTCGCGGAAGCTGCCGGCTGCTCGGTCGGCAGCGTCTATAACGAGTTCGGCGATTTCGACGGGGTGATATTGACCGTCAATCGGGAGACGGTTCAGGCGCTGACGCTGCGACTGCAAGGGGTTCCGGCCGAGGATCCGGTTCGCCAGCTCTATGGGCTGGCGGAGACCTATCTCGACTTCTTCGCCGAGCACGCCAATCTGCTGCGTTCGCTGTTCGAGCACCGGATGGAGGACGACCGTCCTTATCCCGACGACATCCTCCAGATGGTGATGGATGCGTTTGCGCTGATGCATCCGCCCCTGGTGCGGGTGCTACCGGATGCGGACGACGTGAAGATCGCGCTGCTGTCGCGCACGCTGTTTTCGGCCGTGCATGGCATCATCTCGCTCGGCCTCGAGGAGCGCATGGTGGCCGTGCCATCGCAGATGCTGCGTCAGCAGGTCGAACAGTTCCTGGACGCGCATCTCGCCGGTCTTGGGATCCCCAGCCGGCGATGA